Proteins from a genomic interval of Desulfurispira natronophila:
- a CDS encoding ATP-dependent helicase, which yields MSLSPDLLQTIFSDLNTQQSEAVRHMDGPALVLAGAGSGKTRVLTARVMHLVQQGIAPWSILAVTFTNKAANEMRQRIRSQLGPAANDAWIGTFHSIALRILRIEAHHLGYGNDFVIYEPAESVKVVNKVIRKLNISSDTLNAKRALGIISSYKNSNHSPQDILADDAPFEREVIGPVYQHYQELMSSFNAMDFDDLLVNLKRLLSLDAEILAKYQQRFSYILVDEYQDTNLLQFELIYALGRQHRNVFAVGDDDQSIYRFRGATIENILNFEQHYPQAVLFKLEQNYRSHQTILDCANRIISKNPRRHGKQLFSDLGAGEKIAVKVLPSAEDEASFVVNQLGELMAKGFRPNEIAVLYRTNAQSRLFETFLLRSNIPYRVVGSFEFWKRREIQDILAYVSLIANPRNIQAFERIVNYPLRGIGATSVEKIVTVAMDTGMPVLEAAAMVEPDLRGKARKSLQAFLELIGSFNGGQDYLMGDLIHELVRKAGIERDIRTRDDENQAQSRLENIGELISAATAFDEKYPSEQAPIQRFLEEVNLGLETRQQTTDGVNLLTIHSAKGLEFPVVFLTGLENTVFPSPMSMGNQFAQEEERRLMYVAITRCQEKLYLTRAQSRTLFGKTAFCGASAFLREIPDDLTVKL from the coding sequence ATGTCTCTTTCACCAGATTTACTTCAAACTATATTCTCTGATCTTAATACGCAGCAAAGCGAGGCGGTACGCCACATGGACGGCCCTGCGCTGGTTTTGGCAGGAGCTGGGAGTGGCAAAACTCGAGTTCTCACAGCCCGGGTCATGCACCTGGTGCAGCAGGGCATAGCTCCCTGGAGTATTCTGGCTGTAACGTTCACCAATAAAGCGGCCAACGAAATGCGTCAGCGTATACGCTCTCAGCTGGGACCTGCAGCCAATGATGCCTGGATTGGTACTTTTCACAGTATTGCTTTGCGAATCCTGCGCATAGAAGCTCACCATCTTGGTTACGGAAATGATTTTGTTATCTATGAGCCTGCCGAAAGTGTCAAGGTAGTCAACAAGGTTATCCGCAAGCTCAATATAAGCTCCGATACCCTTAATGCCAAGCGCGCCCTGGGCATCATCAGCTCGTACAAAAACAGCAATCACTCCCCCCAGGACATTCTTGCGGACGATGCTCCCTTTGAGCGGGAGGTCATAGGGCCAGTTTACCAGCACTACCAGGAGCTAATGTCATCATTTAATGCCATGGACTTTGATGATCTGCTCGTCAATCTCAAGCGCTTGCTTTCTTTGGATGCGGAAATTTTAGCCAAATATCAGCAGCGTTTCTCTTATATTCTTGTGGACGAGTACCAGGATACCAACCTCCTGCAGTTCGAGTTGATCTATGCCCTGGGTCGCCAACACCGCAATGTCTTTGCCGTGGGTGATGACGACCAGTCCATATACCGTTTTCGTGGTGCTACCATTGAAAATATTCTTAATTTCGAACAGCACTACCCCCAGGCAGTGCTATTCAAGCTCGAGCAAAACTACCGCTCACACCAGACAATTTTGGACTGCGCTAATCGCATTATCAGTAAAAACCCACGCCGCCACGGTAAACAGCTCTTTTCTGACCTGGGAGCTGGTGAGAAAATTGCTGTCAAAGTGCTCCCCAGTGCAGAGGATGAAGCCAGCTTTGTAGTGAACCAGCTGGGGGAGCTCATGGCAAAGGGTTTTCGCCCCAACGAAATCGCGGTGCTCTATCGCACGAACGCCCAAAGTCGACTCTTTGAGACGTTTTTGCTCCGCAGCAATATCCCCTACCGCGTGGTGGGCTCCTTTGAGTTCTGGAAGCGAAGGGAGATACAGGATATTCTTGCCTATGTCAGTCTGATTGCCAACCCTCGCAACATTCAGGCTTTTGAGCGCATTGTGAACTACCCTTTGCGGGGAATTGGCGCCACCTCGGTAGAAAAAATTGTCACGGTAGCTATGGATACCGGTATGCCGGTGCTGGAGGCAGCAGCTATGGTAGAGCCCGATTTGCGTGGCAAGGCTCGTAAAAGCCTGCAGGCTTTTCTGGAGCTGATTGGCTCCTTCAATGGCGGACAGGACTATCTGATGGGGGACTTGATCCACGAGTTGGTGCGTAAGGCTGGTATCGAGCGCGATATCCGCACTCGCGACGACGAGAACCAGGCCCAGTCACGTCTGGAGAATATTGGTGAGTTGATTAGCGCTGCTACCGCCTTTGATGAAAAGTATCCTTCAGAGCAGGCTCCTATACAGCGGTTTCTGGAGGAAGTAAACCTGGGGTTGGAAACCCGCCAGCAAACCACCGATGGCGTCAACCTCCTTACCATTCATTCTGCCAAGGGACTGGAGTTTCCAGTGGTATTTCTCACGGGTCTGGAAAATACGGTTTTTCCATCGCCCATGAGCATGGGGAATCAGTTTGCCCAAGAGGAAGAGCGTCGCTTGATGTACGTGGCTATCACCCGCTGTCAGGAAAAACTCTACCTTACTCGTGCCCAGAGTCGCACCCTTTTTGGCAAGACCGCATTTTGCGGTGCCAGCGCCTTTTTGCGGGAAATACCCGATGACCTTACGGTTAAGCTCTGA
- a CDS encoding L,D-transpeptidase Cds6 family protein, with translation MLTQYYHSLRWTLPILFAVIILPIQSNAGAISAAYFYQHALMQYGENNYTTARTYIHTAVEREESFKYYYLAGLVDLRLKNYPSAIANLERALQIIPSDTNPHNARYNLAFAYWKEGNHEQAKGLISGCNTKESQLLLGYISFEKGLQLILSTHHTVPATKQDLAQELLTTFQSNRNEINFIDDTPIVDLPDFSDDVLPGHVLQIPDGQVFIWTSKSKEATYIVQRQGDSYQVLEAYHSSTGKVPGEKQVRGDEKTPTGIYFPVRKLTSQQMPQRYGAYAFPVNYPNSLDRYLGRTGDGIWLHGINENDNGQIPYNSEGCVVLSNEGIFGVSRHVELRVTPIIMAEDFYYMDRDELNSKREKLLSLLNQWVDDWESLDHEAYMSHYSQDFRSGRHDYTSWDRDKARINSHKSWIEVELDNISLFRYPDLESNKRIMMARFHQTYRSSNYNSQSMKELYFIYEDDGQWRILTEVTP, from the coding sequence ATGTTAACACAGTACTATCATTCTTTGCGCTGGACCCTTCCCATACTTTTTGCTGTTATTATCCTGCCAATTCAGTCCAATGCCGGAGCTATCTCGGCAGCCTATTTTTATCAACACGCCCTTATGCAGTACGGCGAAAACAACTACACAACGGCTCGCACCTATATTCACACTGCCGTAGAGCGAGAAGAGAGCTTCAAGTACTACTACTTGGCTGGTCTGGTAGATTTGCGCCTGAAAAACTATCCGAGCGCCATCGCCAACCTTGAGCGGGCTCTGCAGATTATCCCATCGGATACCAATCCTCACAATGCTCGCTATAACCTGGCCTTTGCCTACTGGAAGGAGGGAAATCACGAGCAAGCCAAGGGCCTTATCAGTGGCTGCAACACTAAAGAGTCACAACTCTTGCTTGGGTACATCAGCTTTGAAAAGGGTCTCCAGCTAATTCTCTCGACACACCACACGGTTCCGGCGACCAAGCAAGATTTAGCCCAGGAGCTCCTCACTACCTTCCAGAGTAATCGAAACGAGATTAATTTTATTGACGATACGCCTATTGTAGATCTGCCCGACTTCTCTGATGATGTTTTACCAGGTCATGTCCTCCAGATTCCCGATGGGCAAGTATTTATCTGGACCTCCAAGAGCAAGGAGGCGACCTATATTGTACAGCGCCAGGGGGACTCGTACCAGGTGTTGGAAGCCTATCACTCAAGCACTGGCAAAGTTCCAGGAGAGAAGCAGGTTCGCGGCGACGAAAAGACCCCCACCGGGATCTACTTTCCGGTCAGAAAGCTCACATCTCAGCAGATGCCTCAGCGTTACGGTGCCTACGCCTTCCCTGTCAATTACCCCAACAGTCTTGATCGTTACCTTGGACGCACTGGTGACGGTATATGGCTCCACGGTATCAACGAAAATGACAATGGTCAGATACCCTATAACAGCGAAGGCTGTGTGGTGCTGAGCAATGAGGGGATCTTCGGTGTGTCCCGCCATGTGGAGCTGAGAGTAACTCCGATTATCATGGCAGAAGACTTTTACTATATGGATCGTGATGAGCTCAACAGCAAGCGCGAAAAGCTACTGTCCTTGCTCAACCAGTGGGTGGATGACTGGGAGTCGCTGGATCATGAGGCCTATATGTCGCATTACTCGCAAGACTTTCGCTCAGGTCGCCACGACTATACGAGTTGGGATCGTGACAAGGCCCGCATAAACAGTCACAAGAGCTGGATTGAAGTGGAGCTGGATAATATTTCCCTCTTTCGCTATCCCGACCTTGAGAGTAATAAACGCATTATGATGGCACGATTTCATCAGACATACCGCTCAAGCAACTATAATAGTCAGTCGATGAAAGAATTATACTTCATTTACGAAGATGATGGTCAGTGGCGCATACTTACCGAGGTAACGCCCTGA
- the csrA gene encoding carbon storage regulator CsrA, which produces MLVLSRKKNETIMIGDDIFVTVVDAMNGVVKVGIDAPRNVKVYRKEVYDAIQAENRAAAQSSQNLKLPSNLSFPTKKK; this is translated from the coding sequence ATGCTGGTACTTTCACGCAAGAAAAACGAAACCATAATGATTGGCGACGACATTTTTGTTACGGTTGTGGATGCCATGAATGGTGTCGTCAAGGTAGGTATCGACGCTCCCCGAAATGTCAAGGTCTACCGCAAAGAAGTCTACGATGCCATTCAGGCCGAAAACCGTGCGGCTGCCCAGAGCAGTCAGAATCTGAAACTGCCCAGCAATCTTTCCTTCCCCACAAAAAAGAAGTAG
- the fliW gene encoding flagellar assembly protein FliW, with translation MKIHTSRFGEINVDEDQVITMTEPLLGFPDLYKYVMRDHSDDTPFKWLQSLEDSGLAFVILDPALFKPDYGVRLSRSDVEHLQLESDKDAQVYTIVVVPPNDPQKMTANLQAPLVLNTKNNIAKQVVLNDPNYPIKYPVFGE, from the coding sequence ATGAAGATACACACCAGCCGTTTTGGTGAAATCAATGTGGATGAGGATCAGGTCATTACCATGACCGAGCCTTTACTGGGCTTTCCTGATCTGTATAAATACGTAATGCGCGACCACTCAGACGACACTCCATTCAAGTGGTTGCAATCCCTTGAGGATAGCGGGCTGGCTTTTGTGATTCTTGACCCTGCGCTTTTTAAGCCTGACTACGGTGTACGCCTCTCCCGCAGTGACGTGGAGCACTTGCAACTGGAATCAGACAAGGACGCACAGGTATACACCATTGTAGTGGTTCCTCCCAATGATCCTCAGAAAATGACCGCTAACCTGCAAGCGCCCCTGGTGTTGAACACCAAAAACAACATTGCCAAGCAAGTAGTACTCAACGACCCGAACTATCCTATAAAATACCCGGTTTTTGGGGAATAG